The Micromonospora sp. Llam0 genome includes a window with the following:
- a CDS encoding ABC transporter ATP-binding protein: MSAVPPLAEIDGLVIGPVAGGPTIVDGVCLRIASGQVVAMMGRSGSGKSTTALTLLGHVRPGLVRRAGAVRVARCDPFTPAGAAAVRGRHVAYLPQDAAATLNPVRRLASQLNEAIALVGRRTGSRGGTTMAQLLETVWLPADGEFLRRYPHQISGGQAQRVAFAIALAADPDLLVLDEPTAGLDPVLARGVRDLINALTGHRATLLISHDPDLVRAVSDELIVLEAGRPAVTGDPDRVLAAPPPRAAPGTIAVPSDPVLAVRRLGARHGHRAALAEVDFAVPAGGCIAVVGPSGAGKSTLARCLVGLRPYDGAVRLDGALLPAATRRRSPDQRRDLQLVAQDSAGALNPRETVGHALLRPLRQLCGLDPKTARAAADELLDRVHLPAGVAARRPGALSGGERQRVNLARALACRPRVLICDEVTSALDVQTAGTVLALLAELRRDLGLAVVLITHDLAAVAGWTDQVVVLDAGRVVESGPTPVVLGSPRHEITRTLIEAAEGR, encoded by the coding sequence GTGAGCGCGGTTCCGCCACTGGCGGAGATCGACGGACTCGTCATCGGTCCGGTCGCAGGTGGTCCGACCATTGTCGACGGCGTGTGCCTGCGGATCGCGTCAGGTCAGGTCGTGGCGATGATGGGGCGTTCCGGCTCTGGCAAGAGCACGACGGCTCTGACGTTGCTGGGACACGTCCGGCCGGGACTGGTCCGGCGCGCCGGTGCCGTGCGGGTCGCCCGGTGCGACCCCTTCACGCCGGCCGGCGCGGCAGCGGTTCGCGGTCGTCATGTCGCCTACCTGCCGCAGGATGCCGCCGCCACGTTGAATCCGGTTCGTCGGCTCGCCAGCCAGCTCAATGAGGCTATTGCCCTCGTCGGCAGGCGCACCGGGAGTCGAGGCGGCACGACCATGGCGCAGCTGCTGGAGACCGTATGGCTGCCCGCCGACGGTGAGTTCCTGCGCCGCTACCCGCATCAGATCTCCGGCGGTCAGGCGCAACGTGTCGCGTTCGCCATCGCCTTGGCCGCCGATCCGGATCTGCTGGTCCTCGACGAACCGACCGCCGGTCTGGATCCGGTCCTGGCTCGCGGCGTGCGGGATTTGATCAACGCATTGACCGGTCACCGGGCCACCCTGTTGATCAGTCACGACCCGGACCTTGTCCGAGCGGTCAGCGACGAGTTGATCGTCCTGGAAGCGGGTCGACCGGCGGTCACGGGTGATCCGGACCGCGTACTCGCCGCGCCGCCGCCGCGAGCGGCGCCCGGCACGATCGCCGTGCCGTCCGATCCGGTGCTGGCGGTGCGGCGGCTGGGTGCCCGGCACGGCCACCGGGCAGCGCTCGCCGAGGTGGATTTCGCCGTACCGGCTGGAGGCTGCATCGCCGTCGTCGGGCCGTCGGGCGCGGGCAAGTCGACGCTCGCCCGGTGTCTGGTCGGGTTGCGCCCCTACGATGGGGCGGTACGTCTTGACGGCGCGCTGCTGCCGGCCGCCACCCGGCGGCGCAGTCCGGACCAGCGGCGTGATTTGCAACTGGTTGCCCAGGACAGTGCTGGCGCTCTCAACCCGAGAGAAACCGTCGGTCACGCCCTGCTACGTCCTCTGCGGCAGTTGTGTGGTCTTGACCCAAAGACGGCCCGTGCAGCGGCGGACGAGTTGCTGGACCGGGTGCATCTGCCGGCCGGCGTCGCCGCGCGGAGACCGGGCGCACTGTCCGGTGGGGAACGCCAGCGGGTCAACCTCGCTCGGGCGCTTGCTTGCCGGCCCCGGGTGCTGATCTGCGACGAGGTGACATCGGCGCTCGACGTGCAGACGGCCGGCACGGTGCTGGCGTTGCTCGCCGAGTTACGTCGCGACCTCGGGCTCGCGGTGGTGCTGATCACGCACGACCTGGCCGCCGTGGCCGGGTGGACCGACCAGGTGGTGGTGCTCGACGCCGGCAGGGTGGTGGAGTCCGGCCCGACACCGGTGGTGCTCGGCTCCCCACGGCACGAGATCACCCGGACGTTGATCGAGGCGGCGGAGGGCCGCTGA
- a CDS encoding ABC transporter permease: MSVVAPAVAAGRVAHARVTLLLAGIAAVGVVLVALAGPLLATGSPTAPVGLPFDVPSGTHPAGTDAVGRDVLSRLLHGGRAVVLLAVGATALASLCGSLLGVFAGLVDRRVGELVVRVVDVVAVVPGLLVLLVLAAGFPGSDSAVLVGVALVSLPFSVRVVRAATRQVAVQGFVDTARARGDSRWRIIRHDVVPNIAGTMLAEAGIRFSAAVHLTATAGFLGLGAGPPTPNWGRMVSENASGISLTIWPVLLPALLLVIFTVSVNLLADDVTARWAAR; encoded by the coding sequence ATGAGCGTTGTCGCGCCGGCGGTGGCTGCCGGTCGGGTCGCCCACGCCCGAGTGACGCTGCTGCTCGCCGGGATCGCGGCCGTCGGCGTGGTTCTCGTCGCGCTGGCCGGCCCGCTGCTGGCCACTGGGTCGCCGACGGCCCCGGTAGGGCTGCCCTTCGACGTCCCGAGCGGTACGCATCCAGCCGGCACCGACGCCGTCGGCCGCGACGTGCTGAGCCGACTGCTGCACGGCGGCCGCGCCGTGGTGCTCCTCGCCGTCGGCGCCACAGCCCTGGCCAGCCTGTGCGGGTCGTTGCTCGGCGTGTTCGCCGGGCTGGTCGACCGGCGAGTCGGTGAACTAGTGGTCCGGGTGGTGGATGTCGTCGCGGTCGTTCCCGGCCTGTTGGTGCTGCTGGTGTTGGCTGCCGGCTTTCCGGGCAGCGACAGCGCGGTACTCGTCGGGGTGGCGCTGGTCAGCCTGCCCTTCTCCGTGCGGGTCGTGCGCGCGGCGACCCGGCAGGTGGCGGTGCAAGGATTCGTCGACACCGCTCGGGCGCGAGGGGACAGTCGGTGGCGGATCATCCGGCACGACGTCGTCCCGAACATCGCCGGCACCATGCTTGCCGAGGCTGGCATCCGGTTCTCGGCCGCCGTGCACCTGACTGCGACCGCCGGCTTTCTGGGTCTCGGGGCGGGCCCGCCGACCCCGAACTGGGGCCGGATGGTCAGCGAGAACGCGTCCGGGATCAGCCTGACGATCTGGCCGGTGCTGCTTCCTGCGCTGCTGCTGGTGATCTTCACTGTGTCGGTGAACCTGCTCGCCGACGACGTCACCGCCCGGTGGGCCGCCCGGTGA
- a CDS encoding ABC transporter ATP-binding protein: MIRALSAALGPAQAGPLRRLVVLLVAAAAAQGVSYALLVPLLREVLGDRPAAALPWLAAFAGAVACYAALTWSGQYLGFATGQAVARLLHQRLGEKIAQLPLGWFSPTRTGEVSRLASQSVLQLMNVPAHLMRPVITAAVTPPVVVLALLVVEPRLGIAVAVAAPLLLLILRWSNRAIARADADRHRVMDDSASRIVEFAQAQPLLRAYGRTAREHRLLDDTLLAQSRADRALLSRAIVGLISFGFAVRALLGAVLLIGVHLALGGALDAATLVAVLVLTVRFTEPLATAAELGASLRMAAGHLAGLNRVLQAATLPEPQHPRQPDGCEVVFDDVQFGYEGRPVLRGVSFTLPQRSMTALVGPSGAGKTTVARLLARFWDVDAGAVRVGGVDVRDLSAADLASRVSFVFQDVYLFDGTLADNVRLGRPDASDDEVREAITQAGLGDVLAELPAGLDTAVGEGGTALSGGQRQRVSIARALLKDAPIVVLDEATASLDAEADAAVQTAVAALASRATLLVIAHRLQTVRAADQILVLSDGQVSDRGTHDELVDRTGLYASFWHERVAAQGWRLVDR, translated from the coding sequence ATGATCCGTGCCCTGTCCGCCGCCCTCGGCCCAGCCCAGGCCGGGCCGCTACGGCGGCTGGTCGTGCTGCTGGTCGCGGCGGCCGCCGCCCAAGGTGTCAGCTACGCCCTGCTGGTGCCGCTGCTACGCGAAGTGCTGGGCGACCGGCCGGCGGCAGCGCTGCCCTGGCTGGCAGCCTTCGCCGGCGCGGTTGCCTGTTATGCCGCGCTGACCTGGTCGGGGCAGTACCTGGGCTTCGCCACCGGGCAGGCCGTGGCCCGGCTGCTGCACCAACGGCTCGGCGAGAAGATCGCCCAGCTGCCGCTGGGCTGGTTCAGCCCGACCCGCACCGGCGAGGTCAGCCGGCTGGCGAGCCAGAGCGTCCTGCAGCTGATGAACGTGCCCGCACACCTGATGCGGCCGGTGATCACCGCCGCGGTGACACCACCAGTGGTGGTGCTGGCGCTGCTCGTCGTCGAGCCGCGACTCGGGATCGCCGTCGCCGTGGCCGCACCGCTGCTGCTGCTCATCCTGCGCTGGAGCAACCGGGCGATCGCCCGGGCCGACGCCGACCGGCACCGGGTGATGGACGACTCGGCGAGCCGGATCGTCGAGTTCGCGCAGGCGCAGCCGCTGCTGCGGGCATACGGGCGGACCGCCCGGGAACACCGTCTGCTCGACGACACCCTGCTGGCGCAGAGCCGGGCGGACCGTGCCCTGCTGAGCCGCGCCATCGTCGGCCTGATTTCCTTCGGATTCGCCGTACGGGCCCTACTCGGCGCCGTACTGCTGATCGGGGTCCACCTCGCGCTCGGCGGCGCGCTGGACGCGGCGACGCTCGTCGCCGTACTGGTGTTGACGGTCCGGTTCACCGAACCACTGGCCACGGCCGCCGAACTCGGCGCGTCGCTACGGATGGCCGCTGGACACCTCGCCGGGCTGAACCGGGTGCTGCAGGCGGCGACGTTGCCCGAGCCCCAGCACCCCCGGCAGCCGGACGGTTGCGAGGTCGTCTTCGACGACGTGCAGTTCGGCTACGAGGGGCGCCCGGTGCTACGCGGGGTCAGCTTCACGCTGCCGCAGCGGAGCATGACCGCGTTGGTCGGCCCGTCGGGCGCCGGCAAGACGACGGTAGCCCGCCTGCTGGCCCGGTTCTGGGACGTCGACGCCGGGGCGGTACGCGTCGGCGGAGTCGACGTACGGGACCTGAGCGCGGCGGACCTGGCGTCACGGGTGTCGTTCGTCTTCCAGGACGTGTATCTGTTCGACGGCACCCTCGCCGACAACGTCCGACTCGGCCGGCCGGATGCCAGCGACGACGAGGTGCGCGAGGCCATCACCCAAGCCGGTCTCGGCGACGTCCTCGCCGAGCTGCCCGCCGGATTGGACACTGCGGTAGGTGAGGGCGGCACGGCGCTGTCAGGCGGGCAGCGCCAGCGGGTGTCGATCGCCCGGGCGCTACTCAAGGATGCTCCGATCGTCGTCCTCGACGAGGCGACCGCGTCGTTGGACGCCGAAGCCGACGCGGCGGTGCAGACGGCGGTAGCCGCCCTGGCCAGCCGGGCGACCCTGTTGGTCATCGCCCACCGGCTGCAGACCGTACGGGCCGCGGACCAGATCCTGGTGCTGTCCGACGGGCAGGTCAGTGACCGGGGCACCCACGACGAACTCGTCGACCGAACCGGCCTGTACGCGTCGTTCTGGCATGAGCGTGTCGCGGCACAAGGGTGGCGCCTCGTCGACCGATAG
- a CDS encoding ABC transporter ATP-binding protein — MTDIDRPRPLTTVLGPVRAPLALAVLLQALASAAGVGVLIAMVQIGDRLLSPAAPGRVWPIALAGMAAALTAVLLSTAANVVTHLTDSALQLRLRRALADRLSRVPLTWYAQRGSGQVKKVVHDDVQAMHYLVAHTVLDVTTVVVAPLVAVAYLASVAWWLALVCLLPLAVGLGLFRWAMAGAGPKMAAYGQAAREINSAAVEFVDGIAVLKTFGQAGVAHRRFRQAAEAFSDFFARWAAGTTGVTTASQLVVTAPVVLLIVLSVGVPAAVAGQLAPSALVAFVLLAPAVAAPAAGIGSRVQAIRTGLGAAAEVAALIDHEDGQAGAGSGRPDGTSIRFTGVGFSYDGTHRVLDDLDLELHPGTVTALVGPSGAGKSTVARLIAGLHRPTAGQVSIGGVAVQELDPAALHRTIGFVLQDVILLRASVAKNIALARPDADHAEIEAAARAAYIHDRIVAEPAGYDAVVGVDVSFSGGEAQRISIARALLADPPVLVLDEATAYADPHAEAAIQRALSALAAGRTLLVIAHRLASVRAADQILVLDQGRVVEQGRHHELLALDGRYARMWQAQETRRPTPASLAQESA; from the coding sequence ATGACCGACATCGACAGACCCCGACCGTTGACGACCGTTCTCGGCCCGGTCCGCGCCCCGCTGGCCCTCGCGGTGCTCCTGCAGGCACTGGCCAGTGCCGCCGGCGTCGGCGTGCTGATCGCGATGGTGCAGATCGGCGACCGGTTGCTGAGCCCCGCCGCGCCAGGCAGGGTGTGGCCGATCGCGCTGGCCGGCATGGCCGCGGCGCTGACCGCCGTGCTCCTCAGCACGGCAGCGAACGTCGTCACCCACCTCACCGACAGCGCACTGCAGCTGCGACTGCGGCGGGCGTTGGCCGACCGGCTCAGCCGGGTCCCACTGACCTGGTACGCGCAACGCGGCTCCGGCCAGGTGAAGAAGGTCGTCCACGACGATGTGCAGGCCATGCACTACCTAGTGGCGCACACGGTACTCGACGTGACCACGGTGGTCGTGGCGCCACTGGTCGCGGTGGCGTACCTGGCCAGCGTCGCCTGGTGGCTCGCCCTGGTCTGCCTGCTGCCGCTGGCCGTCGGACTCGGGCTGTTCCGCTGGGCGATGGCGGGAGCGGGGCCGAAGATGGCGGCGTACGGGCAGGCGGCGCGGGAGATCAACAGTGCGGCGGTGGAGTTCGTCGACGGCATCGCCGTGCTGAAGACCTTCGGCCAGGCCGGGGTCGCGCACCGGCGGTTCCGGCAGGCCGCCGAGGCGTTCAGCGACTTCTTCGCCCGCTGGGCGGCCGGCACCACCGGGGTCACCACCGCGTCGCAGCTCGTGGTCACCGCGCCGGTCGTACTGCTGATCGTCCTCAGCGTCGGCGTGCCGGCCGCCGTCGCCGGTCAACTCGCGCCGTCGGCGCTGGTGGCGTTCGTGCTGCTGGCCCCGGCCGTGGCCGCACCGGCGGCCGGCATCGGCAGCCGGGTCCAGGCCATCCGGACCGGCCTTGGCGCGGCAGCCGAGGTCGCCGCCCTCATCGACCACGAAGACGGCCAGGCCGGTGCCGGTTCGGGCCGCCCGGACGGGACGTCGATCCGATTCACCGGGGTCGGCTTCTCCTACGACGGCACGCATCGGGTGCTCGACGACCTCGACCTGGAACTGCACCCCGGCACCGTCACCGCGCTGGTCGGGCCCTCCGGAGCCGGCAAGTCGACGGTGGCCCGGCTGATCGCCGGTTTGCACCGACCCACGGCCGGCCAGGTTAGCATCGGCGGGGTCGCCGTACAGGAGCTGGACCCGGCGGCACTGCACCGCACGATCGGGTTCGTCCTGCAGGACGTCATCCTGCTGCGGGCCAGCGTCGCGAAGAACATCGCGCTGGCCCGCCCGGACGCCGATCACGCCGAGATCGAGGCCGCTGCGCGGGCCGCGTACATCCACGACCGGATCGTCGCCGAACCAGCCGGCTACGACGCCGTCGTCGGGGTAGACGTGTCCTTCTCCGGCGGTGAGGCGCAGCGAATCTCCATCGCCCGTGCGCTGCTCGCCGACCCGCCGGTGCTGGTGCTCGACGAGGCGACCGCCTACGCCGACCCGCACGCCGAGGCCGCGATCCAACGCGCCCTGTCCGCCCTGGCCGCCGGCCGTACCCTGCTGGTCATCGCGCACCGACTGGCCAGTGTCCGCGCCGCCGACCAGATCCTCGTCCTCGACCAGGGACGGGTCGTCGAGCAGGGCCGGCACCACGAACTGCTCGCCCTAGACGGTCGCTACGCCCGAATGTGGCAGGCCCAGGAAACCCGCCGGCCGACGCCGGCCAGTCTCGCCCAGGAGTCGGCATGA
- a CDS encoding ABC transporter permease, translating to MSLVRVAAVVVRRSAAAVLVLAVLSVLIFAVTEVLPGDAVGAVAGTDATMSDREQLRREFGLDAHPVRRYVEWAGAAVQGDLGTGYVGRREVTEVLAERLPNSLLLTTLAMAMAVPLAVVIGLLAGMRAGRRTDRLVSTAALVAVGIPEFLVAALLVAVFAAGLGLLPEVSLVPLGGRPWDEPRILVLPVAALSVAALAAAARLLRASVAEIAAAPYVEAARLRGVTGLQLAVRHVLPNAVAPAVQVTVVMFAGLIGGAVVVETLFNYPGIGYELQQAVANRDVPMVQGLALATCATALVILLLGDLVQLALSPTLRGRS from the coding sequence GTGAGCCTCGTCCGAGTCGCCGCTGTCGTCGTCCGGCGTAGCGCAGCCGCGGTGCTGGTCCTCGCCGTGCTGTCGGTGTTGATCTTCGCTGTGACCGAGGTGCTGCCGGGCGACGCGGTCGGTGCCGTCGCCGGCACCGACGCCACCATGTCCGACCGGGAGCAACTGCGCCGGGAGTTCGGCCTCGACGCGCATCCGGTGCGCCGGTACGTCGAGTGGGCCGGTGCCGCGGTACAGGGCGATCTCGGCACCGGGTACGTCGGCCGCCGGGAGGTCACCGAGGTGCTGGCGGAGCGGCTGCCGAACAGTCTGCTGCTGACTACCCTGGCGATGGCGATGGCGGTACCGCTGGCCGTCGTGATCGGCCTGCTCGCGGGTATGCGGGCCGGCCGACGTACGGATCGGCTGGTCAGCACCGCGGCCCTGGTCGCGGTCGGGATACCCGAGTTCCTCGTCGCGGCATTGCTGGTGGCGGTTTTCGCCGCCGGCCTCGGTCTGCTGCCCGAGGTCTCGCTGGTGCCGCTCGGTGGTCGTCCCTGGGACGAGCCCAGGATCCTGGTATTGCCGGTCGCCGCGCTGTCGGTCGCGGCGCTGGCGGCCGCCGCGCGGCTGCTACGGGCCTCGGTAGCGGAGATCGCGGCGGCACCGTACGTCGAAGCGGCCCGGCTGCGTGGGGTTACCGGGCTGCAGCTCGCCGTGCGACACGTGCTGCCGAACGCGGTGGCGCCCGCCGTGCAGGTGACCGTGGTGATGTTCGCCGGCCTGATCGGTGGCGCGGTCGTCGTCGAAACCCTGTTCAACTATCCCGGCATCGGCTACGAACTCCAGCAGGCGGTCGCCAACCGGGATGTGCCGATGGTTCAAGGGCTAGCGTTGGCGACCTGCGCCACCGCGCTCGTCATTCTGCTGCTCGGTGACCTCGTGCAGCTGGCGTTGAGCCCGACGTTGCGGGGCAGGTCATGA
- a CDS encoding ABC transporter substrate-binding protein: MARTFDRRTLLRAGAMSLAAVAGVPVLASCSNDDAAPTSSDAGTPTPRSGGTLRAAFVGGGAAETLNFLLGPTGLDYVRARCMHGALGVLDPAAEHGVRYGVLERIDVSDDLRTYTVKVRPGVTFTDGSTLTARDVLYSLNAPVTLGSLPFLKPPSQNFDLAAATVTDDTTLVLPTLRPIADGRLVLCQSTLVFKDSTTAFTADMPTCGPFKLVEFEPGQGAVFARHDDYYGLALGAGPYLDGLELRTIPDATARVNALTGGQVDFVSDIGPVAARTVERDERFAVAVSDLPYATSLSFGLNLSFAPFVDVRVRQAVKYAIDREAIVRNVFFGRAFVGNDLPALGFGDYADEIEQRPYDPDRARALLAEAGVGAITVAVTTAPEVAGMAETATVVVENLNAVGIDATLDQRPTGQLFSDFAAYVQLPFAASYSPPVPPLSSYAATRTAGSPSTFGFNRPDIDELVAQARGAVDADQRREAAVQAQRLIWEEGNQVIPVLAPSINGHATTVYGVRDEPFSSFEHAYLA; encoded by the coding sequence TTGGCGCGTACTTTTGATCGGCGAACGCTGCTGCGGGCCGGCGCGATGTCGCTGGCCGCCGTCGCAGGCGTGCCCGTCCTCGCTTCCTGTTCGAACGATGACGCGGCGCCCACCTCATCGGATGCCGGCACACCGACACCCAGATCCGGAGGCACACTGCGGGCCGCGTTCGTCGGTGGTGGAGCCGCTGAGACGCTCAACTTCCTGCTGGGACCGACGGGTCTGGACTACGTCCGGGCCCGCTGCATGCACGGCGCGCTCGGTGTGCTCGACCCGGCGGCGGAACATGGCGTCCGGTACGGCGTCCTGGAGCGCATCGACGTCAGCGACGATCTGCGCACGTACACCGTGAAGGTCCGCCCCGGTGTCACCTTCACCGACGGCTCCACCCTGACCGCCCGCGACGTCCTTTACTCCCTCAACGCGCCGGTCACGCTCGGCTCGTTGCCGTTCCTCAAGCCGCCGTCGCAGAACTTCGACCTAGCCGCTGCGACCGTCACCGACGATACGACCCTTGTGCTGCCGACACTGCGGCCGATCGCCGATGGCCGGCTCGTGCTCTGCCAGAGCACCCTGGTCTTCAAGGACAGCACCACCGCGTTCACCGCCGACATGCCGACCTGCGGGCCGTTCAAGCTGGTCGAGTTCGAGCCCGGGCAGGGTGCCGTCTTCGCCCGGCACGACGACTACTACGGATTGGCTCTCGGTGCCGGGCCGTACCTGGACGGCCTGGAGTTGCGGACCATCCCCGACGCCACCGCCCGGGTCAACGCCCTCACCGGCGGACAGGTCGACTTCGTCAGCGACATCGGGCCGGTGGCCGCCCGCACCGTAGAGCGCGATGAACGGTTCGCGGTGGCCGTGTCTGACCTGCCGTACGCCACGTCGCTGTCCTTCGGACTCAACCTGTCCTTCGCCCCGTTCGTCGACGTACGGGTCCGGCAGGCGGTCAAGTACGCGATCGACCGCGAGGCTATCGTCCGCAACGTGTTCTTCGGCCGGGCGTTCGTCGGCAACGACCTGCCCGCTCTCGGATTCGGTGACTACGCCGACGAGATCGAGCAGCGGCCGTACGACCCGGACCGGGCGAGGGCGCTGCTCGCCGAGGCGGGTGTCGGCGCGATCACCGTCGCCGTCACCACCGCTCCCGAGGTGGCCGGGATGGCCGAGACGGCGACGGTCGTCGTCGAGAACCTCAATGCGGTCGGCATCGACGCCACCCTCGACCAACGGCCCACCGGGCAGCTGTTTTCCGACTTCGCCGCCTACGTGCAGCTGCCGTTCGCGGCCAGTTACAGCCCGCCGGTGCCGCCGCTGTCCAGCTACGCCGCGACCCGGACGGCGGGCTCACCGTCCACCTTCGGCTTCAACCGGCCGGACATCGACGAACTCGTCGCACAGGCCCGCGGGGCCGTCGACGCCGACCAGCGTCGGGAGGCGGCGGTGCAGGCGCAGCGGTTGATCTGGGAGGAAGGCAACCAGGTCATCCCGGTTCTCGCACCGTCGATCAACGGTCACGCCACCACTGTGTACGGTGTGCGGGACGAGCCGTTCAGCAGCTTCGAGCATGCCTACCTGGCGTGA
- a CDS encoding ferredoxin, translated as MDELVVDPGRCVGAGHCAWLAPDLFDQDAAAGVVVWRGGVADLLDSDVLREVVALCPSGALRWARHPPS; from the coding sequence ATGGATGAGCTCGTGGTGGACCCCGGTCGGTGTGTTGGTGCCGGGCACTGTGCCTGGTTGGCTCCGGACCTGTTCGACCAGGATGCGGCGGCCGGTGTCGTGGTGTGGCGGGGCGGGGTGGCTGATCTGCTAGACAGTGACGTGCTTCGGGAGGTGGTCGCACTCTGTCCCTCCGGCGCACTTCGATGGGCGAGGCACCCACCTAGTTGA
- a CDS encoding recombinase family protein translates to MDFQDRESSRRWQWDCATDLIAGHGAVVAEFFDVGCSRRWVWVDRPRAGALLAAVEDPDRGFDAIVVGEYERAFYGDQLVRMAPLLRRYGVRLWLPELGGPVDCDDPTHQAVVMLLGYQSKREVLRARFRTTVAMRAQVREQGRYLGGRPPYGYRLVDAGPHPNRAHARWGRRLHRLEPDPATAPYVKWIFARRLAGRSVASIARMLNEQRVPCPSRVDRERNPHRSGQAWTLRTVAAILANPRYTGRQVWNRQRLDRDPVEAVDGQRRYAEVHRWNQARDWVISEKVVHPPLVGEEDFVAAQAVRVVRAAEDGSVRIYLLAGLLRCGLCGRRMDAHWVNDRPGYRCRHGHTSAQQRVRGHPKNLYVREDHLLDSLANQLAGMTCENGRVRGPTHSALPAESADGLNEVVAFLRENNLTIVCDRRTWVLEINSAMEAAPTGVDDAGLIPRQWSNGQPPTSHETRNAFMG, encoded by the coding sequence GTGGATTTTCAGGATCGGGAGTCGTCGCGGCGGTGGCAGTGGGACTGCGCTACGGATCTGATCGCCGGGCACGGCGCCGTGGTGGCGGAGTTCTTTGATGTTGGTTGCTCGCGGCGGTGGGTGTGGGTTGATCGGCCGCGGGCTGGCGCGTTGCTGGCCGCGGTCGAGGATCCGGATCGTGGGTTCGACGCGATCGTGGTGGGGGAGTACGAGCGGGCGTTCTACGGCGACCAACTGGTGCGGATGGCGCCGCTGTTGCGGCGGTATGGCGTGCGGCTGTGGCTGCCGGAACTGGGCGGACCCGTGGACTGTGATGATCCGACGCATCAGGCTGTGGTCATGCTGCTGGGGTACCAGTCGAAGCGTGAGGTTCTGCGGGCCCGGTTTCGTACCACTGTGGCGATGCGGGCCCAGGTGCGGGAGCAGGGCCGGTATCTGGGTGGGCGGCCGCCGTACGGATACCGGCTGGTGGATGCGGGTCCGCATCCGAACCGGGCGCACGCCCGATGGGGCAGAAGGCTGCACCGGCTGGAGCCTGACCCGGCCACCGCGCCGTATGTGAAGTGGATCTTCGCGCGGCGGCTCGCTGGTCGTAGTGTCGCCAGTATCGCCCGGATGCTGAACGAGCAGCGGGTGCCGTGTCCGTCGCGGGTGGATCGGGAGCGTAACCCGCATCGCAGCGGGCAGGCGTGGACGTTGCGGACGGTCGCGGCGATCCTGGCCAACCCGCGCTACACCGGCCGGCAGGTGTGGAACCGGCAGCGCCTCGACCGGGACCCGGTCGAGGCGGTCGATGGTCAGCGGCGGTACGCGGAAGTGCACCGGTGGAACCAGGCGCGGGACTGGGTGATCTCGGAGAAGGTCGTTCACCCGCCGCTGGTCGGAGAGGAGGACTTCGTCGCCGCGCAGGCGGTCCGCGTTGTGCGCGCGGCCGAGGACGGCAGCGTCCGTATCTACTTGTTGGCGGGGTTGCTGCGGTGCGGGTTGTGCGGGCGGCGGATGGATGCGCACTGGGTCAACGACCGTCCCGGGTACCGGTGCCGCCATGGGCACACCAGCGCGCAGCAGCGGGTACGCGGTCATCCGAAGAATCTCTACGTGCGCGAGGACCATCTCCTCGACAGCCTCGCGAACCAGCTCGCCGGCATGACCTGCGAGAACGGGCGGGTACGCGGGCCGACACATTCGGCGCTACCCGCTGAATCCGCTGATGGCCTCAACGAGGTTGTGGCGTTCCTGAGGGAGAACAATCTGACCATCGTCTGTGACCGCAGGACCTGGGTGTTGGAGATCAACTCCGCGATGGAGGCGGCACCTACCGGCGTCGACGACGCCGGTCTGATCCCGCGACAATGGTCGAACGGTCAGCCGCCGACCAGCCATGAAACGCGAAACGCGTTCATGGGGTAA